From one Halothece sp. PCC 7418 genomic stretch:
- a CDS encoding peptidylprolyl isomerase yields the protein MVQAQSGNTVQVHYTGKLADGTVFDSSEGREPLEFAIGEGQIIPGFEQAVIGMDEGESKTAEIPSEEAYGPHRPEMVLEVDREQIPEDIEVQTGQQLQVQHPSGQQIPVVVTAVADSKVTLDANHPLAGQNLTFDIELVKVSA from the coding sequence ATGGTACAAGCACAATCGGGCAACACTGTTCAAGTCCACTATACTGGGAAGTTAGCAGATGGCACAGTCTTTGATTCTTCTGAAGGTCGTGAACCTTTAGAATTTGCCATTGGTGAAGGTCAAATTATCCCAGGGTTTGAACAAGCCGTTATTGGTATGGATGAGGGAGAATCGAAAACTGCAGAAATTCCCTCAGAAGAAGCCTACGGACCCCATCGCCCGGAAATGGTTTTAGAGGTTGACCGCGAACAAATTCCAGAAGATATTGAGGTGCAAACGGGTCAACAATTACAAGTCCAGCATCCCAGTGGTCAGCAAATTCCTGTGGTGGTCACTGCTGTTGCCGATTCTAAAGTCACGCTAGATGCGAATCATCCCCTAGCGGGTCAGAATTTAACCTTTGATATCGAATTGGTTAAAGTTTCGGCTTAA
- the rpsU gene encoding 30S ribosomal protein S21: MTKVVLNNNEQIESALRRFKRKVSQAGIFADMKKNRHFETPAEKRKRKEISRHRERRRFRNRRNKK; this comes from the coding sequence ATGACGAAAGTAGTTCTCAACAATAATGAACAGATAGAGTCAGCCTTACGTCGCTTTAAACGTAAAGTATCTCAAGCAGGCATTTTTGCCGATATGAAAAAGAATCGGCATTTTGAAACCCCCGCCGAAAAGCGGAAACGTAAAGAAATCAGTCGGCATCGAGAACGTCGTCGGTTTCGGAATCGTCGCAATAAAAAGTAG